In Pyxidicoccus trucidator, a genomic segment contains:
- a CDS encoding inorganic diphosphatase, whose protein sequence is MLERLALPPLPREPEVLIECPRFSFVKRRANGTVDFVSPLPCPYNYGSIPGLMSDDGDPLDAVVMGSRLPRGQRVRVPVVAVLGFIDEGRGDPKVVCSARPLSAFERAGLERFFSIYAFFKRGLHRVRGNVPDTRFVGWLPGFGAETGAR, encoded by the coding sequence GTGCTGGAACGCCTTGCCCTACCTCCGTTGCCCCGCGAGCCGGAGGTCCTCATCGAGTGCCCGCGCTTCTCCTTCGTGAAGCGGCGCGCGAACGGGACGGTGGACTTCGTGTCGCCGCTGCCATGCCCGTACAACTACGGCAGCATCCCGGGCCTGATGTCGGACGATGGTGATCCGCTCGACGCGGTGGTGATGGGCTCCCGGCTCCCGCGCGGTCAGCGGGTGCGCGTGCCCGTGGTGGCGGTGCTCGGCTTCATCGACGAGGGCAGGGGAGACCCGAAGGTGGTGTGCAGCGCCCGCCCCCTCAGTGCCTTCGAGCGCGCCGGGCTGGAGCGCTTCTTCAGCATCTACGCCTTCTTCAAGCGCGGGCTGCACCGGGTGCGCGGCAATGTGCCGGACACGCGCTTCGTGGGGTGGCTGCCAGGGTTTGGCGCTGAGACTGGAGCACGCTGA
- a CDS encoding YcaO-like family protein, with amino-acid sequence MSGNAAPVSPGREATPKGFLAGTHRLVPPEATVARVRGLLPLMGITRVANVTGLDTIGIPVVMVIRPNARSLSVSQGKGGDLASARASGLMEAIELYHAEHIPQPLKLASFNELRFTHRMVDVTALPALSVSGFHGHFRTLWIEGRNLFDEGATWVPYELVHMDYTLPLPSGSGSFLMSSSGLASGNHLLEAVNHALCELIERDATTLFRLSGEEARRERRVDPSTVDDPGCRALLAQYARAGVEVGIWELTSDVGVAAFSCTIVDADPEPQRPIGPMGGMGCHPCRAVALSRALTEAAQSRLTIITGARDDVRHMGPQGSEEELEAARRMRDALVAEPKVHRFQAAPDFQGGTLEEDHAFLLGRLRAVGLGEAVVVDLTRPHFGIPVVRVIVPSLEPLNDIPGYVPGARARRCLSERAP; translated from the coding sequence GTGTCTGGAAACGCCGCTCCCGTCAGCCCTGGAAGGGAAGCCACGCCCAAGGGTTTCCTCGCCGGCACCCACCGCCTCGTCCCACCCGAGGCGACGGTCGCGCGCGTGCGCGGCCTGCTGCCCCTCATGGGCATCACCCGCGTCGCCAACGTCACGGGCCTGGATACCATCGGCATCCCGGTGGTGATGGTCATCCGGCCCAATGCGCGCTCGCTCTCCGTCTCCCAGGGGAAGGGGGGCGACCTCGCATCGGCCCGGGCCTCGGGGCTGATGGAGGCCATCGAGCTGTATCACGCCGAGCACATCCCCCAGCCCCTCAAGCTCGCCTCCTTCAACGAGCTGCGCTTCACCCACCGCATGGTGGACGTCACGGCGCTGCCGGCACTGTCCGTGAGTGGGTTCCACGGCCACTTCCGCACGCTCTGGATTGAAGGCAGGAACCTCTTCGACGAGGGCGCCACCTGGGTGCCCTACGAGCTGGTCCACATGGACTACACGCTCCCGCTGCCGTCGGGGAGCGGCTCGTTCCTGATGAGCTCCAGTGGCCTGGCCTCTGGCAACCACCTGCTCGAAGCGGTGAACCATGCGCTCTGCGAGCTCATCGAGCGGGACGCCACCACCCTCTTCCGCCTCTCCGGCGAGGAGGCCCGGCGCGAGCGCCGGGTGGACCCGTCGACGGTGGATGACCCGGGCTGCCGGGCCCTGCTGGCGCAGTACGCGCGCGCCGGGGTGGAGGTCGGCATCTGGGAGCTCACGTCGGACGTGGGGGTGGCGGCGTTCTCCTGCACCATCGTGGACGCGGACCCCGAGCCGCAGCGGCCCATCGGCCCCATGGGGGGCATGGGCTGCCATCCCTGCCGGGCCGTGGCGCTCTCCCGTGCGCTCACCGAGGCGGCCCAGAGCCGGCTCACCATCATCACCGGTGCCCGCGACGACGTCCGCCACATGGGGCCTCAGGGCTCCGAGGAGGAGCTCGAAGCCGCCCGGCGGATGCGGGACGCGCTGGTGGCCGAGCCGAAGGTGCACCGCTTCCAGGCCGCGCCCGACTTCCAGGGGGGCACGCTGGAGGAGGACCACGCCTTCCTGCTGGGCCGCCTGCGCGCCGTGGGGCTCGGCGAGGCGGTGGTGGTGGACCTGACGCGGCCCCACTTCGGCATCCCGGTGGTGCGCGTCATCGTGCCGAGCCTCGAGCCCCTCAACGACATTCCTGGCTACGTGCCGGGCGCCCGCGCCCGCCGCTGCCTCTCGGAGCGCGCGCCATGA
- a CDS encoding TfuA-like protein, with protein MTVVIFAGPTLSAEEGRRELDAVYLPPAAQGDLYKAALGKPVAIGLIDGYFERVPSVSHKEILWAMTQGVHVFGAASMGALRAAELAAFGMEGVGAIYEAFASGALEDDDEVAVVHAGAEDGYRPLSEAMVNIRATLLAAEHAGVLGPEARHTLERLAKGLFHADRSWHRLLKQGQEAGLDAAGLEACRRFVAERRVDAKRLDGLRLLHTLRAKLEAGLPPKQTRYPFAHTDSWEHIRRKAEATLPPRTEE; from the coding sequence ATGACGGTGGTCATCTTCGCCGGCCCCACGCTCTCCGCCGAGGAGGGAAGGCGGGAGCTCGACGCCGTGTACCTGCCGCCCGCGGCGCAGGGGGACCTGTACAAGGCGGCGCTGGGCAAGCCGGTGGCCATCGGGCTCATCGACGGCTACTTCGAGCGCGTGCCCTCGGTGTCCCACAAAGAAATCCTCTGGGCGATGACGCAGGGCGTGCACGTCTTCGGCGCTGCGAGCATGGGGGCGCTGCGCGCCGCGGAGCTGGCGGCCTTCGGCATGGAGGGCGTCGGAGCCATCTACGAGGCCTTCGCGAGCGGAGCGCTGGAAGACGACGACGAGGTGGCGGTGGTGCATGCCGGGGCCGAGGACGGCTACCGTCCGCTCTCGGAGGCGATGGTGAACATCCGCGCCACCCTCCTGGCGGCGGAGCACGCGGGGGTGCTCGGCCCGGAGGCGCGACACACGCTGGAGCGACTGGCCAAGGGGCTGTTCCATGCCGACCGCAGCTGGCACCGGCTGCTGAAGCAGGGCCAGGAGGCGGGGCTCGACGCGGCCGGGCTGGAGGCATGCCGACGCTTCGTGGCCGAGCGCCGGGTGGACGCAAAGCGGCTCGACGGGTTGCGCCTGCTGCACACCCTGCGCGCGAAGCTGGAGGCCGGCCTGCCACCGAAGCAGACCCGCTACCCTTTCGCCCACACGGACTCCTGGGAGCACATCCGCCGGAAGGCGGAGGCCACGCTCCCTCCGCGCACGGAGGAGTAG
- a CDS encoding sigma 54-interacting transcriptional regulator: MHAEHPRQASDGTKTETLSTGAEVGRAEGDAQRLAVVVHHESGVELGLLTPEVPLTLGRAEPSVLCVNDRRLSRVHARFLLSDNRITVEDLGSKNGSWIAGRRIEKAFLEVGDELRLGGVSVRIHALGRSGQSLRFEGDEPFRRAVEEEAARARQFHRPFALLVVRAARARRDGAPPSIEEHVHRWAERVHGQLRSVDRMAPYGADAVQLLLPETGPEDAVRIARAIAAAPRGSGTPLVVGVSLYPGAADTVEALVELARAAANRAAPEHPVEVTSTAPWFDSSTGAGGSLIAGAAMRALLATARQVSASRVPVILQGETGTGKEVLARFLHDEGPRRAQRMVRVNCGAIPRELVESTLFGHERGAFTGAGQLKQGVFEEAHGGTVFLDEIGEMPLAAQVALLRVLETGAFSRVGASKELTVDVRVIAATHRDLEGMVAAGSFREDLYYRLNAILLAIPPLRERLDELEPLVHRFLRLANEGNGRNVQGLEPATLELLRAYSWPGNVRELKNAIERAVVVARGALLAPGDLPVRVQAAGAAERPASAPAPPGLAAPGLEREDAAPARKQMRGYEAQLLQEALVATGWNRSEAAKRLGIPVRTLSYRMKVHGLKKP; the protein is encoded by the coding sequence ATGCACGCAGAGCATCCACGGCAGGCGTCTGACGGCACAAAAACCGAGACCCTCTCGACTGGCGCGGAGGTGGGGCGGGCCGAGGGAGACGCGCAGCGGCTCGCCGTCGTCGTCCACCACGAGAGTGGCGTCGAGCTGGGACTGCTGACGCCCGAGGTTCCCTTGACCCTGGGGCGCGCGGAACCCTCCGTGCTGTGCGTCAACGATCGCCGCCTCTCGCGGGTCCATGCGCGCTTCCTGCTCTCCGACAACCGCATCACCGTCGAGGACCTCGGCTCGAAGAATGGCTCGTGGATCGCCGGCCGGCGCATCGAGAAAGCCTTCCTCGAGGTCGGTGACGAGCTGCGGCTCGGAGGGGTGTCCGTGCGAATCCACGCGCTCGGCCGCTCGGGGCAGTCGCTCCGGTTCGAGGGAGATGAGCCCTTCCGGCGCGCGGTGGAGGAAGAGGCAGCCCGAGCCCGGCAGTTCCATCGCCCCTTCGCGCTGCTCGTGGTGCGCGCCGCCCGGGCCCGGAGGGACGGCGCTCCTCCCTCCATCGAGGAGCATGTCCACCGCTGGGCGGAGCGCGTGCACGGCCAGCTGCGGTCCGTGGACCGGATGGCCCCCTATGGCGCTGACGCCGTGCAGCTCCTGCTCCCGGAGACCGGGCCCGAGGACGCGGTGCGCATCGCGCGCGCCATCGCCGCCGCGCCTCGTGGCTCCGGGACGCCGCTCGTCGTGGGCGTCTCCCTGTACCCCGGTGCCGCGGACACGGTGGAGGCGCTCGTCGAGCTGGCGCGCGCGGCCGCCAACCGCGCCGCTCCCGAACACCCCGTGGAGGTGACCTCGACGGCGCCCTGGTTCGACAGCAGCACCGGGGCCGGGGGTTCCCTCATCGCCGGCGCCGCCATGCGCGCGCTGCTGGCGACGGCACGTCAGGTCTCGGCCTCGCGCGTGCCGGTCATCCTCCAGGGAGAGACAGGCACGGGCAAGGAGGTGCTGGCCCGCTTCCTCCACGACGAGGGGCCTCGGCGCGCGCAGCGGATGGTGCGGGTCAACTGCGGCGCCATCCCCAGGGAGCTCGTCGAGAGCACGCTCTTCGGTCACGAGCGCGGGGCCTTCACCGGCGCCGGCCAGCTGAAGCAGGGCGTCTTCGAGGAGGCCCACGGCGGCACCGTGTTCCTCGATGAAATCGGCGAGATGCCGCTCGCGGCGCAGGTGGCGCTCCTGCGCGTGCTGGAGACCGGCGCGTTCAGCCGGGTGGGCGCCAGCAAGGAGCTCACCGTCGACGTACGCGTCATCGCCGCGACGCACCGGGACCTCGAGGGCATGGTGGCGGCCGGGAGCTTCCGGGAGGACCTCTATTACCGGCTCAATGCCATCCTCCTGGCCATTCCGCCGTTGCGGGAGCGCCTGGACGAACTGGAGCCGCTCGTGCACCGCTTCTTGCGGCTCGCCAACGAGGGCAACGGCCGCAACGTGCAGGGGCTTGAGCCCGCGACGCTGGAGCTGCTGCGGGCCTACTCCTGGCCGGGCAACGTGCGCGAGCTGAAGAACGCCATCGAGCGCGCCGTGGTGGTCGCACGTGGAGCACTCCTCGCTCCCGGCGATCTGCCAGTGCGGGTGCAGGCGGCGGGGGCGGCGGAGCGTCCTGCTTCCGCGCCGGCCCCTCCCGGGTTGGCCGCGCCCGGGCTCGAGCGGGAAGACGCAGCCCCGGCCCGCAAGCAGATGCGGGGTTATGAGGCGCAACTCCTCCAGGAGGCGCTCGTCGCGACGGGCTGGAACCGGAGCGAGGCCGCGAAGCGTCTGGGCATCCCGGTGCGGACCCTGTCCTACCGGATGAAAGTCCATGGGCTCAAGAAGCCATGA
- a CDS encoding serine/threonine-protein kinase PknK, translating to MNLPGWTPAPVGLSEALPSLLGPYRITGILGRGGMGVVYRAEHREQAVPVALKTVRTPSEVLLAGIRREIHALRRLSHPGIARILDEGLSHGLPFYVMELFEGGTLRSRLKVPRWVRRPEASSVDSTGTWLPTSTEATLAGPVATPPSLPAPPAARPRVDLPALQALLSLVRGLCAPLAHLHGEGFVHRDLKPENIFIREDGRPVLVDFGIAASFSGAASREELVAEGRVMGSVAYMAPEQLLGELVDARADLYALGCILYECLVGRPPFIGSGAGSIVFQHLNEAPVPPSHHVEGIPEELERLVLRLLAKRPDARPGYAEDVAEALGALGAGGEERHGLPRPRSYLYRPGLEGRASPLEELKRALDELRQQRRGQLILLEGESGVGKTRLALELALLATRQRVRVVTGQCAPWSMTAPEQSRAAVPLHPFRPLLQLLADRCRAQGAAEAERLLGTSGRWLALFEPSLAELPWVKEQPEPPVLPPAAARQRILEALRAALLGLTGEQPLLLVLDDLQWADELSLAFLDVLVARGGEPGLLILGTCRLGETGAELTALLSAPGARRIPLGRLDTGSVGAMVAGMLALRESPVALVDFLADSSSGNPFFIAEYLRAAIDEGLLARDRTGRWHLRQPGEGADLLARQVPLPRTLAELIVRRLSTLGGDGQRLVESASVLGREFDGTLLPTLAGLAETAALDALGELRRRQLIEETALGRLRFVHDKLREISYERLALERRRALHLGAACLLEARDHDAPAALPELGHHFSQAGLHDKALLYLGRAADRARATYANGEAIRLYQAALQEVPAPSGWDDGGRTPALPLHEALGDVLALVGRHEEARESYARALERTAPEHGLALARLHRKTGKAWEVHHAHDEALSAYLAAEQALGTPPTEGAEAWWNEWLHIQIEQLAVHYWTARLEVMEALSRRIEPTVERHGTPLQRARFFEVRVQRNLRAERYLASAETVRFARDYQRASEASGDPDERAEAGCVLACVLLWHGALEEAADRMLATVEQARRMGDVALEVRGLTYLTQIHRRRCAVEATRDCAERSLQAAGAGKMTSYAGAARANLGWVALREGRPEDAERHCQAALQLWGTTSLIYPFEWMALLPLALLELRSGRPADAALRVARLLQSAQQRLPDTLAAALQEAQATWDSRSEDVAGAVIERALQEAERAGYL from the coding sequence ATGAACCTGCCCGGTTGGACGCCGGCTCCGGTTGGGTTGTCAGAGGCGCTGCCTTCCCTCCTCGGGCCCTATCGCATCACAGGCATCCTCGGCCGCGGCGGGATGGGCGTGGTCTACCGCGCGGAGCACCGCGAGCAGGCCGTGCCGGTGGCCCTCAAGACGGTGCGGACTCCCTCCGAGGTGTTGCTCGCGGGCATCCGCCGGGAGATCCACGCGCTCCGGCGGCTGAGCCATCCGGGCATTGCTCGCATCCTCGACGAGGGCCTCTCCCACGGCCTGCCCTTCTATGTGATGGAGCTCTTCGAGGGGGGAACGCTGCGAAGCCGCCTCAAGGTCCCCCGGTGGGTCAGGCGACCAGAAGCCTCCTCCGTGGACTCCACCGGGACCTGGCTGCCCACCTCCACCGAAGCCACCCTGGCGGGCCCGGTGGCGACGCCTCCCTCTCTTCCGGCCCCTCCCGCCGCGCGCCCCAGGGTCGACCTGCCCGCGCTCCAGGCATTGCTGTCCCTGGTGCGAGGGCTCTGCGCGCCGCTGGCCCACCTGCACGGGGAGGGCTTCGTCCACCGCGACCTCAAGCCCGAGAACATCTTCATCCGCGAGGATGGACGGCCTGTGCTCGTGGATTTCGGCATCGCCGCTTCGTTCAGTGGCGCCGCGAGCCGGGAGGAGCTCGTCGCCGAAGGGCGCGTCATGGGCAGCGTGGCCTACATGGCGCCCGAGCAGCTCCTGGGCGAGCTCGTGGATGCGCGCGCGGACCTCTATGCGCTCGGCTGCATTCTCTATGAGTGCCTCGTGGGCCGCCCTCCCTTCATCGGCTCGGGGGCGGGCTCCATCGTTTTCCAGCACCTGAACGAGGCGCCGGTTCCTCCCTCGCATCATGTCGAGGGCATCCCGGAGGAGCTCGAGCGGCTCGTGCTGCGGCTCCTCGCGAAACGTCCGGATGCCCGGCCCGGCTACGCCGAGGACGTGGCCGAGGCGCTCGGGGCGCTGGGCGCCGGAGGCGAGGAGCGCCACGGCCTGCCGCGTCCCAGGAGCTACCTGTATCGCCCCGGGCTCGAGGGCCGCGCGAGTCCCCTGGAGGAACTGAAGCGCGCGCTGGACGAGCTGCGCCAGCAGCGGCGGGGACAGCTCATCCTCCTCGAGGGTGAGAGCGGCGTGGGGAAGACGCGGCTCGCCCTGGAGCTGGCCCTGCTCGCCACCCGTCAGCGGGTGAGGGTGGTGACAGGGCAATGCGCCCCATGGAGCATGACGGCCCCGGAGCAGAGCAGGGCGGCCGTCCCGCTCCACCCCTTCCGCCCGCTGCTCCAACTGCTCGCGGACCGCTGCCGCGCGCAGGGGGCCGCCGAAGCGGAGCGGCTGCTGGGCACGAGCGGCAGGTGGCTGGCGCTCTTCGAGCCCTCGCTGGCCGAGCTTCCCTGGGTGAAGGAGCAGCCGGAGCCCCCGGTACTGCCTCCGGCCGCGGCCCGGCAGCGCATCCTGGAGGCGCTGCGAGCGGCGCTCCTCGGCCTCACCGGGGAGCAGCCCCTCCTGCTCGTCCTCGATGACCTGCAGTGGGCCGACGAGCTCTCGCTCGCGTTCCTCGATGTGCTGGTCGCCCGGGGAGGTGAGCCGGGGCTGCTCATCCTGGGGACGTGCCGCCTCGGCGAGACGGGCGCCGAGCTCACGGCACTCCTGAGCGCGCCGGGGGCCCGGAGGATTCCGCTCGGTCGCCTCGACACGGGGAGCGTGGGGGCGATGGTGGCCGGGATGCTGGCGCTCCGCGAGTCACCTGTCGCGTTGGTGGACTTCCTGGCGGACAGCTCGTCGGGCAATCCCTTCTTCATCGCGGAGTACCTGCGCGCGGCCATCGACGAAGGGCTGCTCGCGAGGGACCGGACGGGGAGGTGGCACCTCCGCCAGCCCGGCGAAGGCGCGGACCTGCTGGCCCGCCAGGTGCCACTGCCACGCACGCTGGCCGAGCTCATCGTGCGTCGCTTGTCCACGCTCGGGGGCGACGGGCAGCGGCTGGTGGAGAGCGCCTCGGTGCTGGGGCGCGAGTTCGACGGCACGCTGCTGCCCACCCTGGCCGGGCTCGCGGAGACGGCGGCGCTCGACGCGCTCGGGGAGCTGCGCAGGCGGCAGCTCATCGAGGAGACGGCCCTGGGGCGGCTGCGCTTCGTGCACGACAAGCTCCGGGAGATTTCCTACGAGCGCCTGGCCTTGGAGCGGCGGCGCGCGCTCCACCTGGGCGCGGCATGCTTGCTCGAGGCGCGCGACCACGACGCCCCCGCGGCCCTGCCGGAGCTCGGGCACCACTTCTCGCAGGCCGGCCTCCACGACAAGGCGCTCCTCTACCTCGGCCGCGCGGCGGACCGGGCGCGGGCCACGTATGCCAATGGGGAGGCCATCCGGCTGTACCAGGCGGCGCTCCAGGAAGTGCCCGCTCCCTCCGGGTGGGATGACGGGGGACGGACGCCGGCCCTCCCGCTCCACGAGGCGCTCGGAGACGTGCTCGCGCTCGTGGGGCGTCACGAAGAGGCCCGGGAGTCCTACGCGCGGGCCCTGGAGCGCACCGCGCCGGAGCACGGCCTCGCGCTGGCGCGCCTGCACCGCAAGACGGGCAAGGCGTGGGAGGTACACCACGCGCATGACGAGGCGCTCTCGGCGTACCTCGCCGCGGAGCAGGCGCTGGGCACGCCCCCCACCGAAGGCGCGGAGGCGTGGTGGAACGAGTGGCTGCACATCCAGATTGAGCAGCTCGCGGTGCACTACTGGACGGCGCGGCTGGAGGTGATGGAAGCGCTGTCACGGCGCATCGAGCCCACCGTCGAGCGCCATGGCACGCCGCTGCAGCGGGCCCGCTTCTTCGAGGTGCGCGTCCAGCGCAACCTGCGCGCCGAGCGTTACCTGGCGTCCGCGGAGACCGTGCGCTTCGCGCGGGACTACCAGCGGGCCAGCGAGGCCTCGGGCGACCCGGACGAGCGCGCCGAGGCGGGGTGTGTGCTCGCCTGCGTGCTGCTGTGGCACGGCGCGTTGGAGGAGGCCGCGGACAGGATGCTCGCCACGGTGGAGCAGGCACGGCGCATGGGGGATGTGGCCCTGGAGGTGCGGGGCCTCACCTACCTGACGCAGATTCACCGGAGGCGGTGCGCCGTCGAGGCGACGCGTGACTGCGCCGAGCGGAGCCTGCAGGCCGCCGGGGCCGGGAAGATGACGAGCTATGCCGGCGCGGCCCGGGCCAACCTGGGCTGGGTGGCCCTGCGCGAGGGCCGCCCCGAGGACGCGGAGCGCCACTGCCAGGCGGCGCTCCAGCTCTGGGGCACCACCTCGCTCATCTACCCCTTCGAGTGGATGGCATTGCTTCCCCTGGCCCTGCTGGAACTCCGGAGTGGACGGCCGGCGGACGCGGCGCTCCGGGTGGCGCGCCTGTTGCAATCAGCACAGCAGCGCCTGCCCGACACGCTCGCGGCAGCGCTCCAGGAAGCCCAGGCGACCTGGGACAGCAGGAGCGAGGACGTCGCAGGTGCGGTCATCGAACGCGCGCTCCAGGAGGCGGAGCGTGCTGGCTATCTGTAA
- a CDS encoding GNAT family N-acetyltransferase, which translates to MRPLFQTADLTAGRVADVDVGLFQPLLEHCADFYQRCYGRPARPDEARQMPLERPPGLGPERGHLVALRDAERALVGILEAVSDFPSPGEWYLGLMLLAPEVRGRGRGEAVMRAYEDWLRGQGVRLLRLGVAEPNPSARRFWTRVGFSDEQWVGPLEQGLLTYRVLRMSKPLV; encoded by the coding sequence ATGCGTCCCCTCTTCCAGACAGCGGACCTCACCGCCGGGCGTGTGGCCGACGTCGACGTGGGGCTGTTCCAGCCGCTACTGGAGCACTGCGCGGACTTCTACCAGCGCTGCTACGGACGCCCCGCGAGGCCAGACGAAGCGAGGCAGATGCCGCTGGAGCGCCCACCCGGGCTGGGACCGGAGCGAGGCCACCTGGTGGCGCTGCGGGACGCGGAGCGCGCGCTGGTGGGCATCCTCGAAGCGGTGAGCGACTTCCCGTCCCCGGGGGAGTGGTACCTCGGGCTGATGCTCCTGGCGCCGGAGGTGCGCGGACGCGGGCGGGGTGAGGCCGTCATGCGCGCGTATGAGGACTGGCTCCGTGGCCAGGGTGTCCGGTTGCTGCGGCTGGGCGTGGCCGAGCCGAATCCCTCGGCCCGTCGCTTCTGGACGCGCGTGGGCTTCAGCGACGAGCAGTGGGTGGGGCCGCTGGAGCAGGGACTGCTCACGTACCGGGTGCTCAGGATGTCGAAGCCGCTCGTGTAG
- a CDS encoding Ig domain-containing protein encodes MTDWNSLAPRAWLSVFALTLVVTACGPEFEGDLSTPPDDAAFATVQSSLTEPGQILTVGAQQTHTYFAAGGRCVFETTLGTLPDSYLSLYGPNSSMPLLATDNDSGEGLASRIQVYVQQPSLYFATVRGYSPAQTGTYQIDMNCYGAIRYRAHMENSGWSGWSLDGQQSGFTGASLRMEAVEMQLLSLPGVSVRYSVHLGGVGWTGEYYDGQTAGTTGQGRQMEAIKIWLTGAVPANCRVMYDTHLAGIGWQGLRWDGQISGTTGQGRRIEALRIWLTGC; translated from the coding sequence ATGACTGATTGGAATTCCCTGGCGCCTCGCGCCTGGCTGTCTGTTTTTGCCCTGACCCTTGTGGTCACGGCGTGTGGTCCCGAGTTCGAAGGGGACCTGTCCACGCCTCCCGACGACGCGGCGTTCGCGACCGTCCAGAGCTCGCTGACCGAGCCGGGCCAAATCCTCACGGTAGGCGCCCAGCAAACGCACACCTACTTTGCTGCGGGAGGCCGTTGTGTCTTCGAGACGACGCTGGGCACGCTGCCGGATTCGTACCTGTCGCTCTACGGGCCGAACAGCTCGATGCCCCTCCTCGCCACGGATAACGACAGCGGCGAGGGCCTTGCCTCGCGCATCCAGGTCTACGTGCAGCAGCCGAGCCTCTACTTCGCGACAGTCCGGGGCTACAGCCCCGCGCAGACCGGCACCTATCAGATCGATATGAACTGCTACGGGGCGATCCGCTACCGGGCCCACATGGAGAACTCCGGGTGGAGTGGCTGGTCCCTGGATGGGCAGCAGTCGGGCTTCACTGGAGCGTCCCTCCGGATGGAGGCGGTCGAGATGCAACTGCTCAGCCTTCCGGGCGTGTCCGTCCGGTACTCGGTGCACCTGGGCGGCGTGGGCTGGACGGGCGAGTACTACGACGGCCAGACGGCGGGAACGACGGGCCAGGGGCGCCAGATGGAGGCGATCAAAATCTGGCTGACGGGGGCGGTCCCCGCAAATTGCCGCGTCATGTACGACACCCACCTCGCGGGCATTGGCTGGCAGGGGCTGCGTTGGGACGGACAGATCTCCGGGACCACGGGCCAGGGGCGCCGCATCGAGGCGCTCCGCATCTGGCTCACCGGCTGCTGA
- a CDS encoding DUF58 domain-containing protein, which yields MIPTPRLWVLLALLALPMMAAGFFPGLGGAVLALDALALAVAAVDVLFARRVRLEVHRVLPQRLNVGVPNKVELRLVHRGRGTVDVRVKDDVPESFTATPDEAPLELSPDSETRWVYRVTPAKRGRFDFGDVHVRVRGPLGLVFHERVFPSAESISVYPDLRGASRLLLSGAALDLVNLGLRKLRRDGRGSEFARLRDYAQGDSVRDVDWKATARRGRPVTRVLESERSQSILICVDAGRSMAAQVDGLTKLDHAVNAALFLAFVAVRNGDRVGLAVFADGVKTYLPPAAGRGQYRKMVDALYSTTPSLTYVDYLALFKELNVRLTRRSLLCVFTDFLDEEQASTMVAPLHRLARRHVPLCLSVKDTALQKLLRTPPPGPEEAFQHAVASELLTDREVLKARVSQGGVQMMDVQPDELSLAAVNRYLDIKARGVL from the coding sequence TTGATTCCCACCCCGCGCCTCTGGGTGCTGCTTGCGCTGCTGGCGCTGCCGATGATGGCCGCGGGGTTCTTCCCCGGCCTCGGCGGCGCCGTGCTGGCGCTGGACGCGCTGGCGCTCGCGGTGGCGGCGGTGGATGTCCTCTTCGCCCGGCGGGTGCGGCTGGAGGTGCACCGGGTGCTACCCCAGCGGCTCAACGTGGGCGTGCCCAACAAGGTGGAGTTGCGGCTGGTGCACCGGGGCAGGGGCACGGTGGACGTGCGCGTGAAGGATGACGTGCCGGAGTCCTTCACCGCCACGCCCGACGAGGCGCCGCTCGAGCTCTCGCCGGACAGCGAGACGCGCTGGGTGTACCGGGTGACGCCCGCCAAGCGCGGACGCTTCGACTTCGGGGACGTGCACGTGCGGGTGCGCGGGCCGCTGGGGCTCGTCTTCCACGAGCGCGTCTTTCCCTCCGCGGAGTCCATCTCCGTGTACCCGGACCTGCGCGGGGCCAGCCGGTTGCTCCTGTCTGGCGCGGCGTTGGACCTGGTCAACCTGGGCCTGCGGAAGCTCCGGCGAGACGGGCGTGGCAGCGAGTTCGCGCGGCTGCGTGACTACGCGCAGGGCGACAGCGTGCGGGACGTGGACTGGAAGGCGACCGCGCGGCGGGGCCGTCCGGTGACGCGTGTGCTGGAGTCCGAGCGCTCGCAGTCCATCCTCATCTGCGTGGACGCGGGGCGCTCCATGGCCGCGCAGGTGGACGGCCTCACCAAGCTGGACCACGCGGTGAACGCGGCCCTCTTCCTGGCCTTCGTGGCGGTGCGCAATGGGGACAGGGTGGGGTTGGCCGTCTTCGCGGATGGCGTGAAGACGTACCTGCCTCCGGCGGCGGGGCGCGGGCAATACCGGAAGATGGTGGACGCGCTCTACTCCACCACGCCGAGCCTCACGTACGTGGACTACCTGGCCCTCTTCAAGGAGCTGAACGTCCGCCTCACGCGGCGCAGCCTGCTGTGCGTCTTCACGGACTTCCTGGACGAGGAGCAGGCCTCCACCATGGTGGCCCCGCTGCACCGGCTTGCGAGGCGGCACGTGCCCCTGTGCCTGTCGGTGAAGGACACCGCGCTGCAGAAGCTGCTGCGCACGCCACCGCCAGGGCCGGAGGAGGCGTTCCAGCACGCGGTGGCCTCCGAGCTGCTCACGGACCGCGAGGTGCTCAAGGCGCGGGTGAGCCAGGGCGGCGTGCAGATGATGGACGTGCAGCCGGATGAGCTGAGCCTCGCGGCAGTGAATCGCTACCTGGATATCAAGGCGCGCGGCGTGCTGTAG